One segment of Desulforegula conservatrix Mb1Pa DNA contains the following:
- the rdgC gene encoding recombination-associated protein RdgC — PEIEDEGASMMSGWTGFSEPYDTDYENEQSFFIMEYALFSLRIDTKDVPARLLQKHVVIESKKRLSGSGKSFLTKAEKKEIKESVYAMLFSKAPLKPSIHNVLWDLAKNEVHIFAASKAALEDFETLFSKSFGLRAIRLFPYTLAEQMLNPAENAAFLNLIPSSFRV; from the coding sequence ACCCTGAGATTGAAGATGAAGGAGCCTCAATGATGTCTGGATGGACAGGCTTTTCAGAGCCTTATGACACAGACTATGAGAATGAGCAGTCCTTTTTTATCATGGAATATGCGCTCTTCTCCCTCAGAATCGACACGAAAGACGTTCCTGCCAGGCTTCTACAAAAGCATGTGGTTATTGAATCAAAGAAGCGTCTTTCCGGGTCGGGCAAGTCTTTTTTAACCAAAGCCGAAAAAAAAGAAATCAAAGAATCAGTTTACGCCATGCTGTTTTCCAAGGCTCCTCTAAAGCCAAGTATACATAATGTTTTATGGGATTTAGCCAAAAACGAAGTGCATATTTTTGCAGCCTCAAAAGCTGCATTAGAAGATTTTGAAACGCTTTTCAGCAAGTCTTTCGGACTCAGGGCAATCAGGCTTTTCCCTTATACTCTGGCGGAGCAGATGCTGAATCCGGCTGAGAATGCGGCTTTCCTTAACCTAATACCTTCAAGCTTCAGGGTGTAA
- a CDS encoding gp16 family protein, which yields MKTNNNNIKRAKLATIHIAKAQLGMDDDTYREMLASFGLKSSKDASIPKLNEIITHLESKGFESKKRKNQPKAVKGQAPETALMGKIGALLADGKLQWAYGHGIAKKMFGVERLEWCDCQQLRKVVAALEYNKKRLAKKQAEEAQAQTENIQV from the coding sequence ATGAAAACCAACAACAACAATATCAAAAGAGCCAAGCTCGCGACCATCCACATTGCAAAGGCCCAGCTTGGAATGGATGACGACACATACCGGGAAATGCTGGCAAGCTTTGGCCTGAAATCATCCAAGGATGCCAGCATTCCCAAGCTTAACGAGATCATCACGCATCTTGAATCCAAAGGCTTTGAGAGCAAAAAGAGGAAGAACCAGCCCAAGGCGGTCAAGGGGCAGGCTCCTGAAACTGCATTAATGGGCAAGATCGGGGCGCTTCTGGCTGATGGCAAATTGCAATGGGCCTATGGCCACGGAATAGCAAAGAAGATGTTCGGTGTGGAAAGGCTTGAATGGTGCGATTGCCAGCAGCTGCGGAAGGTTGTGGCGGCACTGGAATACAATAAAAAACGGCTGGCAAAAAAGCAGGCTGAAGAAGCACAGGCGCAGACAGAGAATATTCAGGTGTAG